Proteins from a single region of Sesamum indicum cultivar Zhongzhi No. 13 linkage group LG5, S_indicum_v1.0, whole genome shotgun sequence:
- the LOC105162126 gene encoding uncharacterized protein LOC105162126 isoform X1, producing MDLKPFKLDIDELINEFAECELTTFAEFKRVWLSRKFSFIFEASPSTNRSFFMQSLYAHSIGYMVSSGSFSNKLGGLYCLYCLYETQPFKPPYRIYLSLGELRQLKNLAIESKAKGLKVVSALLKSMLERNMFLFGFVGANEGSPTERVNELTDIQNARVQAAYKKLFANSRLEHFIHMDLGMELEVDMLKRRSSDYALAKELAIKEASQVIDVQNVKHITENKRLIGEMVEKTAADWNSQKELFYEQTGFGHLSVAAPPQQQSSNENLKRKEPCENLERQQDNDNFGKELEEVLLFQPLECDDEEAEHSDPSEEET from the exons ATGGACCTGAAGCCGTTCAAGCTAGACATTGATGAGCTCATAAATGAGTTTGCTGAG TGTGAGTTAACTACTTTTGCTGAATTCAAAAGAGTGTGGCTTTCAAGAAAGTTCTCATTCATATTTGAGGCTAGCCCTTCCACTAACCGAAGTTTCTTTATGCAGTCATTGTATGCACATTCCATTG GTTACATGGTTTCATCTGGTTCTTTCTCAAACAAACTGGGTGGGCTGTATTGCTTGTACTGCCTGTATGAGACTCAGCCATTCAAGCCGCCTTACAGAATATATTTGTCTCTTG GAGAGTTGAGACAGCTTAAGAACCTTGCAATTGAGTCAAAGGCAAAGGGCCTGAAAGTGGTTTCTGCTTTACTGAAGAGTATGCTAGAGAGGAACatgtttctttttggtttcGTGGGTGCAAATGAGGGCTCTCCAACCGAGAGAGTAAATGAACTTACAGACATACAGAATGCTCGTGTCCAAGCAGCATATAAGAA GTTATTTGCAAATTCTCGGCTGGAGCACTTTATCCACATGGACTTG GGCATGGAGCTGGAAGTTGATATGCTCAAAAGAAGATCATCAGATTATGCACTGGCCAAAGAGCTGGCAATCAAAG AGGCTAGCCAAGTGATAGACGTCCAGAATGTAAAGCACATAACAGAAAATAAGAGATTGATTGGAGAGATGGTCGAGAAGACTGCTGCAGATTGGAATTCCCAGAAAGAATTGTTCTATGAACAAACAGGTTTTGGTCATCTCTCTGTTGCAGCACCTCCACAGCAACAGAGTTCAAATGAGAATTTGAAGCGAAAGGAACCCTGCGAAAATCTTGAAAGGCAACAAGACaatgataattttggtaaAGAACTGGAAGAAGTTTTGCTATTTCAACCGTTGGAATGTGATGATGAAGAAGCTGAACATTCCGATCCTTCAGAAGAGGAGACGTAG
- the LOC105162125 gene encoding probable galactinol--sucrose galactosyltransferase 6 yields the protein MTIKPAVRIAERKLVVKDRTILTNVPENVIATSGAEAGPVEGVFLGAAFDKDSSSHVVSLGTLRDVRFLACFRFKLWWMAQKMGDKGRDIPLETQFLLVETKEGSHLESDVDGDEENKVVYTVFLPLIEGPFKACLQGNEADELELCLESGDTETVGSTFTHAVYISAGTDPFGTIYEAIKAVKLRLGTFRLRHEKKLPGIVDYFGWCTWDAFYQEVTQEGVEAGLASLEAGGTPPKFVIIDDGWQSVGSDENRQEAPQEPQPEQQPGQPQILRLTGIKENAKFQKKEDPSTGIKNIVNIAKEKHGLKYVYVWHAITGYWGGVRPGVKEMEEYGSAMQYPKLSKGVLENEPGWKTDAIALQGLGLVNPKNVYKFYNELHSYLASAGIDGVKVDVQCILETLGAGLGGRVEITRQYHQALDASVARNFPDNGCIACMSHNLESLYCSKQTAIVRASDDFYPRDPVSHTIHIAAVAYNSVFLGEVMLPDWDMFHSLHPAAEYHGSARALSGGPVYVSDAPGKHNFDLLRKLVLPDGSILRARLPGRPTKDCLFSDPARDGVSLLKIWNMNKYTGVLGVYNCQGAAWNSVERKNTFHQTKSESITGYVRGRDVHLISDVALDSNWDGNVALYSHRSGDIITLPYNVALPVSLKVLEHEIFTVTPIKVLAPGFRFAPFGLIDMFNAGGAIEGLKYEVKAAAQSSEGNGVAGERVENLSSEVVAVISMEVKGCGRFGAYSSAKPRKCTVGSAVVDFEYDLASGLVTFNLLEMPREDQKVHNVVIEL from the exons ATGACGATCAAACCAGCTGTTCGGATTGCGGAGAGGAAGCTTGTGGTGAAGGACAGGACAATCCTCACCAACGTGCCGGAAAATGTGATCGCCACCTCCGGCGCTGAAGCGGGGCCTGTTGAGGGTGTGTTCTTGGGTGCGGCGTTCGACAAAGACAGCAGCAGTCACGTGGTTTCGCTAGGAACACTGCGTGATGTGCGGTTCCTGGCGTGTTTCAGGTTCAAGTTGTGGTGGATGGCACAGAAGATGGGGGACAAGGGTCGTGATATCCCACTGGAGACGCAGTTCTTGCTGGTGGAAACCAAAGAGGGGTCGCATTTGGAATCTGATGTAGATGGTGATGAGGAGAATAAGGTTGTCTACACTGTGTTTCTGCCTTTGATTGAAGGGCCCTTTAAAGCTTGTCTCCAGGGGAATGAAGCGGATGAGTTAGAATTGTGCCTGGAAAGTGGTGATACTGAGACTGTTGGATCGACTTTCACTCATGCTGTTTATATTAGTGCAGGAACGGATCCATTTGGCACGATATACGAAGCCATTAAAGCCGTAAAATTGCGACTTGGAACCTTTAGATTGAGGCATGAGAAGAAGTTGCCTGGGATTGTCGATTACTTTGGGTGGTGCACATGGGATGCTTTCTACCAGGAGGTGACTCAAGAGGGGGTGGAAGCTGGCCTTGCGAGTCTTGAGGCTGGCGGGACGCCGCCGAAGTTCGTCATCATTGACGATGGTTGGCAGTCTGTGGGATCTGATGAAAATCGACAAGAAGCGCCACAAGAACCACAACCAGAACAACAGCCTGGGCAGCCACAGATTCTGAGGCTGACCGGAATTAAAGAAAACGCCAAGTTCCAAAAGAAGGAGGACCCTTCTACGGGGATCAAGAATATTGTCAACATCGCAAAAGAGAAACACGGATTGAAGTATGTTTATGTGTGGCACGCGATTACGGGCTATTGGGGTGGGGTGAGGCCCGGGGTGAAGGAGATGGAGGAGTATGGATCAGCTATGCAGTATCCAAAGTTGTCCAAGGGGGTTCTGGAGAATGAGCCAGGGTGGAAAACTGATGCAATTGCTTTGCAGGGGTTGGGTTTGGTGAATCCCAAGAATGTTTACAAGTTTTACAATGAGTTGCACAGCTATTTGGCTTCTGCGGGGATAGATGGTGTGAAAGTGGACGTGCAGTGTATATTGGAGACTCTTGGGGCTGGTCTTGGAGGCAGGGTTGAGATAACCAGGCAGTATCATCAAGCACTGGATGCTTCCGTTGCTAGGAATTTTCCTGACAATGGCTGCATCGCCTGCATGAGCCACAACCTTGAGTCACTCTACTG CTCAAAACAAACTGCTATCGTCAGAGCATCCGATGATTTCTACCCGCGGGATCCTGTTTCGCATACCATCCACATAGCTGCAGTTGCATATAACAGTGTGTTCTTGGGAGAAGTAATGCTGCCTGACTGGGACATGTTCCATTCTCTACATCCGGCGGCAGAGTACCACGGATCAGCCAGGGCTCTCAGCGGTGGACCTGTCTATGTTAG TGATGCGCCCGGAAAGCACAACTTTGATCTTCTGAGGAAGCTTGTTCTCCCTGATGGTTCCATTCTCCGAGCTCGCTTGCCTGGCCGACCCACCAAGGATTGCCTATTTTCTGACCCCGCCCGTGACGGTGTTAG CTTGTTGAAGATATGGAACATGAACAAGTACACTGGAGTTCTTGGAGTATACAACTGTCAAGGTGCAGCATGGAACAGTGTTGAGAGGAAGAACACTTTCCACCAAACCAAATCCGAATCAATCACCGGCTATGTCAGGGGCCGCGACGTTCATCTCATTTCAGACGTTGCGCTCGACTCCAACTGGGATGGAAATGTCGCTCTCTACTCTCACAGGAGTGGCGACATTATCACCCTGCCGTATAATGTAGCCTTGCCAGTCTCCCTCAAGGTCCTAGAGCATGAGATCTTCACCGTCACACCGATCAAAGTACTGGCACCTGGGTTCCGCTTTGCACCATTTGGGCTCATTGACATGTTCAATGCTGGTGGAGCAATAGAAGGGCTCAAATATGAAGTGAAGGCTGCTGCACAATCATCAGAAGGAAACGGTGTTGCTGGAGAGAGAGTCGAGAACTTGAGCTCGGAGGTTGTGGCAGTCATTTCCATGGAAGTAAAGGGCTGTGGCCGTTTCGGTGCTTACTCATCGGCTAAGCCTAGAAAATGCACAGTGGGATCTGCAGTGGTCGACTTCGAATACGACTTGGCCTCTGGCCTGGTAACCTTCAACTTGCTCGAGATGCCCCGGGAGGATCAGAAAGTCCACAACGTCGTGATTGAATTATGA
- the LOC105162127 gene encoding zinc finger BED domain-containing protein DAYSLEEPER, whose translation MEVENSNQIMNNELIPMEETQPLDSEMQLDILEPQPNHIELPPNNAEQQPTKRRKKKSIVWEHFTIETVGAGCRRACCKQCKQSFAYSTGSKVAGTSHLKRHIAKGTCPVVLRNQEKNQLSPYSAPSKMSSFSDTPKRRYRTASVPLISFDADRCRHEIARMIIMHDYPLHMVEHPGFVAFVQNLQPRFDMVSFNTVQGDCVATYLREKQSIQKVIEGMPGRVCLTLDLWSSSRTIGYMFVSGQFIDSDWKMHRKLLNVIMEPYPESDTAFSHSVAACLSDWSMDGKLFSVTINQPLTDASVDNLRALLSVKNPLVLDGQLLVGNCLARSLSSIVQDALASVEGIVKKVRDSVKYVKTSESREEKFIELKQQLQVPSSKNLAIDDQTQWNTTYEMLLAASELKEVFSCLDTSDPDYKDAPSVEDWKQIETLCTYLKPLFDTANLLTTAATPTTNTFFHEAWKIQLELARAAASEDPFVSSLTKFMQEKFDKYWKSCCFILAIAVVMDPRFKMKLVEFSFSKIYGEEAASYVKVVDDGIHELFLEYVALPLPLTPAYAEEANGASIKPEDPQGMGISSNGLGLTDFDVYIMETTSQLAKSELDQYLEESLLPRVHEFDVIGWWKLNRIKYPTLSKMARDILSIPVCTVPATSVFDTVRKEMDSYRCSLRPETVEALICAKDWLQSENVETALPVVKMEAPI comes from the coding sequence ATGGAGGTGGAAAACTCAAACCAAATCATGAATAATGAGCTTATACCCATGGAGGAGACACAACCTCTCGATTCAGAGATGCAACTTGACATTTTAGAGCCTCAGCCGAACCATATAGAGCTACCACCAAATAATGCAGAACAACAACCAACCAAGCGTAGGAAAAAGAAGTCAATTGTCTGGGAACATTTCACTATTGAAACAGTTGGTGCTGGATGTAGGAGGGCATGCTGTAAACAATGCAAACAGTCATTTGCCTACAGCACAGGGTCTAAGGTAGCTGGAACAAGTCATCTCAAGCGTCACATTGCAAAGGGGACGTGCCCAGTGGTACTGCGTAATCAggagaaaaatcaattgagCCCATATAGCGCACCTTCCAAAATGAGTTCATTTTCTGATACACCAAAACGGCGTTATCGGACAGCCAGTGTCCCTTTAATTTCCTTTGATGCGGACCGTTGCCGGCATGAGATTGCTAGGATGATTATTATGCATGACTATCCACTTCACATGGTTGAACACCCCGGTTTTGTGGCGTTTGTTCAGAATTTACAGCCTCGATTTGATATGGTGAGCTTCAATACTGTGCAGGGGGACTGCGTGGCAACTTATCTAAGGGAAAAACAGAGCATCCAGAAGGTGATTGAGGGGATGCCTGGGCGTGTCTGCCTTACTCTGGATTTATGGTCATCTTCTCGAACTATTGGCTACATGTTTGTAAGCGGGCAGTTCATTGATAGTGACTGGAAAATGCACCGAAAACTTCTCAATGTGATCATGGAACCTTATCCAGAGTCAGATACTGCCTTCAGCCACTCTGTTGCTGCATGCTTGTCTGATTGGAGTATGGATGGCAAGTTATTTTCCGTTACTATCAATCAACCGCTTACTGATGCGTCAGTTGATAATCTGAGAGCTTTGCTCTCTGTTAAGAACCCATTGGTGCTTGATGGCCAGTTGTTGGTTGGAAATTGCCTTGCTCGTTCGTTAAGCAGCATCGTCCAAGATGCGTTGGCTTCTGTGGAGGGCATTGTTAAGAAGGTAAGAGACAGTGTAAAGTATGTCAAAACATCAGAATCGCGCGAGGAAAAGTTTATTGAGCTCAAACAACAACTTCAAGTACCTAGCTCTAAGAATCTTGCTATCGATGACCAAACTCAGTGGAACACAACTTACGAAATGTTGTTGGCTGCATCAGAATTAAAGGAAGTCTTCTCTTGTTTGGATACTTCAGACCCCGACTACAAGGACGCCCCGTCAGTAGAAGATTGGAAGCAAATAGAGACCCTCTGCACTTACTTGAAACCCCTCTTCGACACAGCAAATCTTCTAACAACAGCAGCTACtccaacaacaaacacattCTTCCACGAAGCATGGAAGATTCAGTTGGAATTGGCACGTGCAGCTGCCAGCGAAGATCCATTTGTCAGCAGCTTGACAAAGTTTATGCAAGAGAAATTTGACAAATACTGGAAGAGTTGCTGCTTTATCCTAGCAATCGCGGTAGTCATGGATCCCCGTTTCAAAATGAAACTTGTCGAGTTCAGTTTCTCAAAAATATACGGCGAAGAGGCTGCCTCGTATGTGAAGGTTGTTGACGACGGGATCCATGAGCTATTCCTCGAATACGTTGCGCTTCCTCTGCCTCTAACTCCTGCCTATGCTGAAGAAGCAAACGGAGCATCCATCAAGCCTGAGGATCCACAAGGAATGGGAATCTCAAGCAATGGTCTTGGCCTTACAGACTTTGACGTCTACATCATGGAAACTACAAGCCAGCTTGCCAAGTCTGAGTTGGATCAGTATCTGGAAGAGTCCCTTTTGCCCCGTGTACATGAATTCGACGTGATAGGATGGTGGAAACTAAACCGGATAAAGTACCCAACTCTATCAAAGATGGCCCGTGACATCTTGTCGATTCCAGTATGCACTGTCCCGGCTACCTCAGTGTTCGACACAGTACGGAAGGAGATGGATAGTTACAGGTGCTCGTTACGACCAGAGACAGTAGAGGCCCTCATATGTGCAAAGGATTGGCTTCAGTCAGAGAATGTAGAAACCGCGCTACCGGTTGTGAAAATGGAAGCCCCAATTTAG
- the LOC105162126 gene encoding uncharacterized protein LOC105162126 isoform X2: protein MSNRTRYMVSSGSFSNKLGGLYCLYCLYETQPFKPPYRIYLSLGELRQLKNLAIESKAKGLKVVSALLKSMLERNMFLFGFVGANEGSPTERVNELTDIQNARVQAAYKKLFANSRLEHFIHMDLGMELEVDMLKRRSSDYALAKELAIKEASQVIDVQNVKHITENKRLIGEMVEKTAADWNSQKELFYEQTGFGHLSVAAPPQQQSSNENLKRKEPCENLERQQDNDNFGKELEEVLLFQPLECDDEEAEHSDPSEEET, encoded by the exons ATGAGCAACCGAACCC GTTACATGGTTTCATCTGGTTCTTTCTCAAACAAACTGGGTGGGCTGTATTGCTTGTACTGCCTGTATGAGACTCAGCCATTCAAGCCGCCTTACAGAATATATTTGTCTCTTG GAGAGTTGAGACAGCTTAAGAACCTTGCAATTGAGTCAAAGGCAAAGGGCCTGAAAGTGGTTTCTGCTTTACTGAAGAGTATGCTAGAGAGGAACatgtttctttttggtttcGTGGGTGCAAATGAGGGCTCTCCAACCGAGAGAGTAAATGAACTTACAGACATACAGAATGCTCGTGTCCAAGCAGCATATAAGAA GTTATTTGCAAATTCTCGGCTGGAGCACTTTATCCACATGGACTTG GGCATGGAGCTGGAAGTTGATATGCTCAAAAGAAGATCATCAGATTATGCACTGGCCAAAGAGCTGGCAATCAAAG AGGCTAGCCAAGTGATAGACGTCCAGAATGTAAAGCACATAACAGAAAATAAGAGATTGATTGGAGAGATGGTCGAGAAGACTGCTGCAGATTGGAATTCCCAGAAAGAATTGTTCTATGAACAAACAGGTTTTGGTCATCTCTCTGTTGCAGCACCTCCACAGCAACAGAGTTCAAATGAGAATTTGAAGCGAAAGGAACCCTGCGAAAATCTTGAAAGGCAACAAGACaatgataattttggtaaAGAACTGGAAGAAGTTTTGCTATTTCAACCGTTGGAATGTGATGATGAAGAAGCTGAACATTCCGATCCTTCAGAAGAGGAGACGTAG